Within Candidatus Dependentiae bacterium, the genomic segment CCAAACTATAAACTTTTCTTGCATCGTCAAAAAATCTTGCTCTTCTTCTTTCATTCTTTTTACAACATCTGCAGACTTTTCTCGCCACATAGTGTACTGCTGACGCAGAGAATTTATCTCAAACTTTTCTTGACCAATTTGTTGTACAATTTTACCGACAACGTAATACCGAATAACATAAATTACCAGGCCAATGCGAAATGCAAAATTTAAAAGATTAAAGATTTCATCAACTGAAAAAATCATATCTTAACATCCGACAAAACACCTTGTAACATGACAGATATTTCTTTTTTTTCTTTGTCAGACAGCTTTAAATCTTGCATAGAAACCTTATGCACAGCCTCTGCTCCAAGCAAAGAACCTTCCGTTTGGCAAAGTTTTTTAGAAAAATCAGGAATCATCTGCTTTAAAGAATCTTTCATAAAACTTCTCTGACTTTTTTGCTGGATTAACACTTGTTGCTGTTGAATATAAGCTGTATCAATTCTTTGATTTAATAAGTCTAGACGAGACTCCTGAGCAAGAATTATATTAAAAGCAGGAACGAACACATACTTTCGCAGTATAAAATAAGCTACTGCGAAATTACCCATTTGAACAAAAAGCGTTAAATTTGGAAGATCCATAATAATTTCTACAAATTAAATTTAGATTTTATTGATTACAATTAACGCGATTATAAAAGCATACAATGCGCATGTCTCAACAAGGCCCATCGAAAGAAGCATAGTCATTCTAATTTTAGACGACGATTCAGGATATTTTCCTATATTCTCACAAGCCTTAGATCCGATCATTCCTTGAGCTAAAGACGGCCCGACCGTGCCAATACCCATTGCTATTGCCGCCCCTACAAAAACTGCAGCTTTAGCGTATTCGCTTATATTTGCATCCATGTTTTATCCCTTATCTTTGTTATACTTTATAACGGTTCAAAAGCTATTTTAAATATTTTCACTTTGTAAGATCAATATTCCCATTAATCTTTAAAAAATCAAGAATTTGTCGCACAAAACTTTGTTGCACAGCTTTATCATCTCTAAAATTCAATGATCCATCCAAGATTAAAACAGGAATATCTTTTAATTCTAAGCACGAACTTTTATGAACCAACAAGCTTTCATGATAATCATGTAGCCTTTGTAAATAATCTAAGCTCACTCCAGACTCTTCGCCACGAGCCCTATGCTTCATGCGATCCATGCAAACTTCTGGCTCCACTCGAAGATATATAAAACCAACGGGCTTTGGCGCTCCAACAATTCCAAAATCCCATAATTCTTGAACAACGGTTAGTGATAAATTGTCTAAAAAACCCAGATCATACATAATTTGCTGAAAACAGTACCTGTCGCAATACCAAGATCTTTCCATAATTTGTAAAACATCTGCATTAAAAGATTCTGCTTGTTGTTTTCTGACCCTGGTCATACTTGCGTATATTTGAAACAAAGCACCCCAACGCTGACTATCTTGATAGTAAGCCTCTAAAAGATTTTTGCCTGAAACATTTTGCCACTCATCACATGGCTCTAAAGTAACAGTTGCTGGAATATTTTGTTCTATCATTTTTAAAAAAGTAGACTTACCAGCGCCAATATTTCCTTCTACAAAAAGCAAAGCCGGAATTGAAAAGATCGATGAGGTAAAAAACAAAACAGAGATGAGCAGATTTTTTTTATACACCAAAAGTCCTTTAATAAATTGTTAATTCTTTGATTTAGTATACCTACATTTTGGCAATAAAATCTTTAATTAATTGCAAATATTGCTCTTGCATATTTTTATTTGCCGCAAAATCCTGTGAAAAATCAAGAATCAATTGAGGAAGGCTTAAAACATAATTATCTACGCCTTTTTTTCTTTCAAACCAATCTTCATGCTTATCTTCAATTGCTTTTAAATAGCTTAAAGAGATTGGCTTTTCTTCAAACCTACCCCTACTCATTATTCTTTTGTAACAATTTTCATAGGAGGTCTTTAGATAAATAAATCCTGCTGGCTTTTGAATGACTCTAATGCTTTCTCGGTCCCACAACTTTTTATACAAAGACCATTCTAACGCGCTGATCGTTTCAATTTCTTTTGCAACTTGAGCAAAACAATATTTGCCAGAATATATTGATCTTTCTACTATTCGAATAGCTTTTGAGCCAAAATCTTGATTGTCTTTTAAGAGTTGATCAACCCTGGTAATCAAAACATAGCTTTGAAAAGTATATGCCCATCTCTTTTCATCTAGGAAAAATTGCTCTAATAAATCATTTCCATCAACATCTT encodes:
- a CDS encoding deoxynucleoside kinase, whose amino-acid sequence is MSDQNNESIPTIFIEGNVGVGKSTFLRFLKDNLDMHVLYEPTELWQDVDGNDLLEQFFLDEKRWAYTFQSYVLITRVDQLLKDNQDFGSKAIRIVERSIYSGKYCFAQVAKEIETISALEWSLYKKLWDRESIRVIQKPAGFIYLKTSYENCYKRIMSRGRFEEKPISLSYLKAIEDKHEDWFERKKGVDNYVLSLPQLILDFSQDFAANKNMQEQYLQLIKDFIAKM
- the atpE gene encoding ATP synthase F0 subunit C, with product MDANISEYAKAAVFVGAAIAMGIGTVGPSLAQGMIGSKACENIGKYPESSSKIRMTMLLSMGLVETCALYAFIIALIVINKI
- a CDS encoding deoxynucleoside kinase — translated: MYKKNLLISVLFFTSSIFSIPALLFVEGNIGAGKSTFLKMIEQNIPATVTLEPCDEWQNVSGKNLLEAYYQDSQRWGALFQIYASMTRVRKQQAESFNADVLQIMERSWYCDRYCFQQIMYDLGFLDNLSLTVVQELWDFGIVGAPKPVGFIYLRVEPEVCMDRMKHRARGEESGVSLDYLQRLHDYHESLLVHKSSCLELKDIPVLILDGSLNFRDDKAVQQSFVRQILDFLKINGNIDLTK